One stretch of Methylococcus capsulatus DNA includes these proteins:
- the nifJ gene encoding pyruvate:ferredoxin (flavodoxin) oxidoreductase yields the protein MHSTTETTLDGNEAVAYIAYRINEVCAIYPITPSSTMAELADQWAAEGRPNIWGNVPLVVEMQSEGGAAGTVHGALQTGALTTTFTASQGLLLMIPNMYKIAGELTPTVFHVAARSLAAQGLSIFGDHADVAAVRPTGFAQLASGSVQEAHDMALLAQAASLESRIPFVHFFDGFRTSHEVNKLSLIPDQAIRALIDPVRVREHRARALNPDNPFIRGTAQNPDVYFQGRETVNPFYAHLPEIAQAQFDKFAGLTGRQYRLFDYFGDPEAERVAVVMGSAAFTLRETVAFLCRQGEKVGVVQVRLALPFSAPHFLAVLPASVRTVAVLDRLKLPGSIGEPLYSDVVTALAENGSPVRVIGGRYGLSSKEFTPAMAKAVLDELARPQPKNHFTIGIIDDISHTSLDYDERFEIEPEDVVRALFFGLGADGTVGANKNSIKIIGESTPLYAQGYFVYDSKKSGSRTVSHVRFGPRPIESPYLIRSAGFIGCHQFNFVEKIDVLEHARQGAVFLLNSPYGPDTVWDHLPRPVQERIIERNIAFYVIDASKVAAESGMGGRTNTVMQTCFFAISGVLPREEAIGRIKDSIRKTYGKKGEDVVRKNFAAVDHTLAHLYRVAVPAQATSRLEIPPPVPPEAPEFVQRVTAAMMAGAGDALPVSALPVDGTYPSGTTRWEKRNISDIVPMWEPDLCIQCGNCSFVCPHSVIRSKFYPESRLEKAPRGFKSAPINARGFPETRYTLQIYVEDCTGCGLCVEVCPARSLREAGVKAINMRPKAPILEQERNSIRFFEQLPVNDRSRVDFSSVRGAQFLEPLFEFAGACAGCGETPYVRLLSQLFGDRLLVANATGCSSIYGGNLPTTPWTKNAEGRGPAWSNSLFEDNAEFGLGFRLSADKHLALARQRLEELRPRLPAGLADEILKAPQLAESEIRRQRQRVAALKSALRDIDCEAARDLLSVADHLVRRSIWIIGGDGWAYDIGSAGLDHVLASGRDVNVLVLDTEVYSNTGGQMSKSTPLGAVAKFAAAGKPVAKKDLALQAIAYGNVYVARIAMGANPQQALLALREAEAYPGPSLVLAYSHCIAHGIDMRLGLRQQDLATASGHWPLIRYNPALRQSDRNPFVLDSPRPRIKLKDYAMNELRYQILARSHPAESEHLMTLAQQVVDQKWETYEEMASRSGAHFQPDAGLKTQ from the coding sequence ATGCATTCGACCACGGAAACCACGCTCGATGGCAATGAAGCGGTAGCTTACATCGCCTACCGGATCAACGAGGTCTGCGCGATCTATCCGATCACACCCTCCTCCACCATGGCCGAGCTGGCCGACCAATGGGCGGCCGAAGGCAGACCCAACATCTGGGGCAATGTCCCGCTGGTGGTGGAGATGCAAAGTGAAGGGGGCGCGGCCGGCACGGTGCATGGGGCATTGCAGACAGGTGCCCTGACCACGACCTTTACAGCCTCGCAAGGGCTGCTCCTGATGATCCCGAACATGTACAAAATCGCCGGCGAACTGACCCCGACGGTATTCCATGTCGCGGCCCGTTCACTCGCGGCTCAGGGCCTGTCCATCTTCGGTGACCATGCCGACGTCGCCGCCGTACGCCCCACCGGCTTCGCCCAGCTCGCCTCCGGATCGGTGCAGGAGGCGCACGACATGGCCCTCCTGGCGCAGGCCGCCAGCCTGGAGTCACGGATTCCGTTCGTACATTTCTTCGACGGCTTCCGCACCTCGCACGAGGTCAACAAGCTGAGCTTGATACCCGACCAGGCCATCCGCGCCCTGATCGACCCGGTCCGTGTCCGCGAACATCGGGCGCGGGCACTGAATCCCGACAACCCCTTCATCCGCGGCACCGCCCAGAACCCGGACGTCTATTTCCAGGGCCGGGAAACCGTCAACCCGTTCTATGCCCATCTGCCCGAAATCGCACAGGCACAGTTCGATAAATTCGCCGGACTCACCGGCCGGCAGTACCGGCTGTTCGATTACTTCGGCGATCCCGAGGCCGAACGGGTCGCGGTAGTGATGGGGTCCGCGGCGTTCACCTTGCGCGAGACCGTGGCGTTCCTGTGCCGGCAGGGCGAGAAGGTCGGCGTGGTCCAGGTACGGCTGGCGCTACCTTTCTCTGCCCCGCATTTTTTGGCTGTGCTGCCGGCGAGCGTCCGGACCGTTGCGGTGCTGGACCGGCTCAAGCTGCCGGGCTCCATCGGGGAACCGCTCTACAGCGATGTGGTCACGGCGCTGGCAGAAAACGGCTCACCGGTTAGGGTCATCGGCGGGCGCTACGGTCTCTCGTCCAAGGAGTTCACTCCGGCCATGGCCAAAGCGGTGCTGGACGAACTCGCCCGGCCGCAACCGAAGAATCATTTCACCATCGGCATCATCGACGACATCTCCCACACCAGCCTGGATTACGACGAACGGTTCGAGATCGAGCCGGAGGACGTGGTGCGCGCCCTGTTTTTCGGCCTGGGCGCCGACGGCACCGTGGGCGCCAACAAAAACAGCATCAAGATCATCGGCGAATCCACCCCACTGTACGCGCAAGGCTACTTCGTCTACGACTCGAAGAAATCCGGCTCCCGCACCGTCTCCCATGTGCGCTTCGGTCCCCGCCCGATCGAATCGCCTTATCTGATCCGCTCGGCCGGCTTCATCGGCTGCCACCAGTTCAACTTCGTGGAAAAGATCGACGTGCTGGAACATGCCCGCCAGGGCGCGGTGTTTCTGCTCAACAGCCCCTACGGGCCGGACACGGTGTGGGATCACCTGCCCCGCCCGGTACAGGAACGTATCATCGAGCGAAACATCGCTTTCTACGTCATCGATGCGTCCAAGGTTGCCGCGGAATCCGGCATGGGCGGCCGGACCAATACCGTGATGCAGACCTGTTTCTTCGCCATCTCCGGCGTACTGCCGCGCGAGGAAGCGATCGGGCGGATCAAGGACTCGATCCGCAAGACCTACGGAAAAAAGGGCGAGGACGTGGTAAGGAAGAACTTTGCCGCGGTGGACCATACCCTGGCGCACCTGTACCGGGTGGCCGTGCCGGCGCAGGCCACCAGCCGCCTGGAAATCCCCCCACCGGTGCCGCCCGAAGCGCCGGAGTTCGTCCAGCGGGTGACGGCGGCCATGATGGCCGGAGCCGGCGACGCCCTGCCGGTATCCGCGCTGCCGGTCGACGGCACCTATCCTTCCGGCACTACCCGCTGGGAGAAACGCAACATTTCCGACATCGTTCCGATGTGGGAACCGGACCTCTGCATCCAGTGCGGCAACTGCAGCTTCGTCTGCCCGCACAGCGTCATCCGCTCTAAATTCTATCCCGAATCCCGCCTTGAAAAGGCGCCCCGCGGCTTCAAGTCCGCCCCTATCAACGCCCGCGGCTTCCCGGAAACCCGCTACACCCTGCAGATCTATGTCGAGGACTGCACCGGCTGCGGTCTGTGCGTGGAGGTCTGCCCGGCCCGCAGCCTGCGGGAAGCCGGCGTCAAGGCCATCAACATGCGACCGAAAGCCCCGATCCTGGAGCAGGAACGCAACAGCATCCGTTTCTTCGAGCAACTGCCGGTCAACGACCGCTCGCGGGTAGATTTCTCCTCTGTACGCGGCGCCCAGTTCCTGGAGCCGCTGTTCGAGTTTGCCGGCGCCTGCGCCGGCTGCGGGGAAACCCCCTACGTGCGTCTCCTGTCGCAGTTGTTCGGTGACCGCTTGCTCGTCGCCAATGCCACCGGCTGCTCTTCGATCTACGGCGGCAACCTGCCGACCACCCCGTGGACGAAGAACGCAGAAGGCCGCGGCCCGGCCTGGTCGAACTCACTGTTCGAGGACAATGCCGAATTCGGCCTAGGCTTCCGGCTCAGCGCCGACAAGCATCTGGCACTCGCTCGCCAAAGGCTGGAAGAACTGCGGCCGCGGCTGCCGGCCGGCCTGGCCGACGAAATACTGAAGGCACCGCAACTCGCCGAATCCGAGATCCGCCGCCAGCGACAGCGCGTCGCAGCCCTGAAGTCCGCCTTGCGGGACATCGACTGCGAAGCGGCCCGGGACCTGCTCTCGGTCGCCGATCATCTGGTCCGACGCAGCATCTGGATCATCGGCGGCGATGGCTGGGCCTACGACATCGGCTCGGCCGGCCTGGACCATGTCCTCGCCAGCGGCCGGGACGTCAACGTGCTGGTGCTCGATACCGAGGTTTATTCCAACACCGGTGGACAGATGTCGAAATCCACCCCGCTCGGCGCGGTCGCCAAATTCGCCGCCGCCGGAAAGCCGGTTGCCAAGAAGGACCTCGCGCTGCAGGCCATCGCCTACGGTAACGTGTATGTGGCCCGGATCGCCATGGGCGCCAATCCCCAGCAGGCGTTGTTGGCGCTACGCGAAGCCGAAGCCTATCCCGGTCCCTCGCTGGTCCTGGCCTACAGCCATTGCATTGCCCACGGCATCGACATGCGGCTGGGCTTGAGGCAGCAGGACCTGGCCACCGCCAGCGGACACTGGCCGCTGATCCGCTACAACCCCGCGCTGCGGCAATCCGACCGGAATCCCTTCGTACTGGACTCGCCACGCCCCCGTATCAAGCTCAAGGACTATGCTATGAACGAGCTGCGCTACCAGATTCTGGCCCGATCCCACCCGGCGGAAAGCGAACATTTGATGACACTGGCCCAGCAGGTGGTCGACCAGAAATGGGAAACCTATGAGGAAATGGCGAGCCGCAGCGGCGCCCACTTCCAACCCGACGCCGGCCTCAAGACACAATGA
- a CDS encoding response regulator, which produces MQAPTTRILIVDDDVEIRNLLGGYLSRFGMEAVGVHDGTEMKKALAESSFDLVVLDLMLPGEDGLSLCRSLRGESDIPVIMLTARGDPMDRVVGLELGADDYVAKPFEPRELVARIQTILRRARHERESETPEASDITVEFAGWRLHRVLRQLTSPEGMIVPLSNAEFRLLSVFIERPNRVLTRDQLLDYARGRAIEVFDRSIDLLVSRLRQKLQDDPKNPKLIKTIRGEGYFFSAQVGKCGA; this is translated from the coding sequence ATGCAGGCACCGACCACACGTATTCTGATCGTGGATGACGACGTCGAGATTCGGAATCTGCTCGGCGGCTACCTTTCCCGCTTCGGCATGGAAGCCGTCGGTGTCCATGATGGCACGGAGATGAAAAAGGCTCTGGCGGAAAGTTCGTTCGACCTCGTCGTCCTGGACCTGATGCTGCCGGGCGAAGACGGCCTGAGCCTGTGCCGGTCGCTCCGCGGCGAGAGCGATATCCCGGTCATCATGCTCACGGCCAGGGGCGATCCCATGGACCGTGTCGTCGGCCTGGAACTCGGCGCCGACGACTACGTGGCCAAGCCGTTCGAGCCGCGCGAACTGGTAGCCCGCATCCAGACCATCCTCCGGCGCGCCCGTCACGAACGCGAATCGGAAACCCCCGAAGCCTCTGACATCACCGTGGAATTCGCAGGGTGGCGGCTGCACCGGGTGCTCCGGCAGCTCACTTCACCCGAAGGTATGATCGTCCCCCTTTCCAATGCCGAGTTCCGCCTGCTGAGCGTGTTCATCGAGCGTCCGAACCGCGTCCTGACCCGCGACCAGTTGCTCGACTACGCCCGCGGCCGGGCCATCGAAGTCTTCGACCGCAGCATCGACCTGCTGGTGTCCCGGCTGCGCCAGAAACTGCAGGACGACCCCAAGAATCCCAAACTCATCAAGACCATCCGCGGTGAAGGCTATTTCTTCAGCGCCCAGGTAGGTAAATGCGGCGCCTGA
- a CDS encoding ATP-binding protein — MRRLIPDTLFTRLFLLLLVTLTASHFLGMAVVFNLELSEPPPPLPPPAQPTPHPHLPPLPEWLSRPPPPVDFPPPKDNFGWRVPGLEPTPRPSPASTPSPGGILSSGLTLPYRPHGGWISAAMRLIALALTAWIGARWLSRPINRIAQAAEHFGDSLSTQPLEESGPAEARQAARALNRMQAQLLEQIRQRSQFLAAISHDLRTPITRLNLRVEGVEPPELREKLHEDLREMSIMLGSTLDYLRGHVEPEPLQPLDVEALVNSLAEDAQDQGQKVSVCGQARPIMARPVALRRCLDNLIGNALRYGQSAEITLKDTAANLIIEVRDHGPGIPEDQLEAVFSPFVRLETSRNRASGGTGLGLSIARDIALSHGGRLSLRNCPEGGLIARLNLPRK, encoded by the coding sequence ATGCGGCGCCTGATCCCGGACACGCTGTTCACTCGGCTGTTCCTGCTGCTGTTGGTCACCTTGACCGCCAGCCACTTCCTGGGCATGGCGGTGGTGTTCAACCTGGAACTGTCCGAACCTCCGCCTCCATTGCCGCCTCCGGCGCAGCCGACTCCCCACCCTCACCTCCCGCCGCTGCCGGAGTGGCTGTCGCGGCCGCCTCCGCCGGTCGACTTCCCGCCGCCGAAGGACAACTTCGGCTGGCGTGTCCCGGGGCTGGAGCCTACGCCTCGGCCGTCGCCCGCCAGCACCCCGTCCCCCGGCGGCATCCTGAGCTCCGGTCTGACCCTCCCTTACCGCCCGCACGGCGGCTGGATCAGCGCGGCGATGCGGCTGATCGCCCTGGCGCTGACGGCGTGGATCGGGGCCCGCTGGCTGTCCCGGCCGATCAACCGCATCGCCCAGGCCGCCGAGCATTTCGGCGACAGCCTCAGCACCCAGCCCCTGGAGGAAAGCGGCCCCGCCGAGGCCCGCCAGGCCGCCCGCGCACTCAACCGCATGCAAGCGCAACTGCTCGAGCAGATCCGCCAGCGCAGTCAATTCCTGGCGGCGATATCCCATGATCTGCGCACGCCGATCACCCGTCTCAACCTCCGCGTCGAAGGTGTGGAGCCGCCCGAACTCCGCGAAAAACTGCATGAGGACCTGCGGGAAATGTCGATCATGCTGGGATCGACCCTGGATTATCTGCGCGGCCATGTCGAACCCGAACCGCTGCAGCCGCTGGATGTCGAAGCCCTGGTCAATTCGCTCGCGGAGGACGCTCAGGATCAGGGTCAGAAGGTCAGTGTCTGCGGCCAGGCCAGGCCAATCATGGCCCGTCCCGTCGCGTTGCGGCGCTGCCTGGACAACCTGATCGGCAATGCCCTGCGCTATGGCCAGAGCGCCGAGATCACACTGAAGGATACGGCCGCTAATCTGATCATCGAAGTCAGGGATCATGGACCGGGCATTCCCGAGGACCAGCTCGAAGCCGTATTCTCGCCCTTCGTCCGCCTCGAAACCTCCCGCAACCGGGCCTCCGGCGGCACCGGCCTGGGCTTGTCCATCGCCCGGGACATCGCCCTCAGCCATGGCGGCCGCCTGAGTCTGCGCAACTGTCCCGAGGGCGGACTCATCGCCCGACTCAACCTCCCTCGCAAATGA
- the pepN gene encoding aminopeptidase N, whose product MREATPKTIYLKDYQPPEYLVDAIDLFFELDPQATRVTSRLKLRHNPAVEDWQPVLTLDGERLEFESAKLNGRMLGEGEYSVSEAGLVIHAVPDRPFELEISNRIDPEANTALEGLYLSKGMFCTQCEPHGFRRITYYIDRPDVMSQFTTTIVADQSRYPVLLSNGNPVARGELKNGRHWVKWRDPFKKPCYLFALVGGQLACLEDRFVTASGREVALQIYVEPQDLDKCDHAMQSLKHAMRWDEDRFGREYDLDLYMIVAVSHFNMGAMENKGLNIFNTKFVLARPDTATDADYEHIEGVIGHEYFHNWTGNRITCRDWFQLSLKEGLTVFRDQEFSADRSSRAVKRIEDVNLLRTRQFAEDAGPLAHPVRPESYIEINNFYTLTVYEKGGEVVRMIQTLVGPEGFRKGMDLYFERHDGQAVTCDDFVRCMEDANAIDLSQFRLWYAQAGTPELRLDTEYDAGARTLRLSVRQSCPPTPGQPLKQPFYIPLAIGLLAQDGRELALRLRGEAEGGPTTRVLHVREAEQVFEFMDIPDRPVISALRGFSAPVRLKMERSTEELAFLFTHDTDAFNRWDAGQTLAAQVMLGLIERIRAGENPESLDPNLVEAFRSVLAQPAADLSYQALLLDLPSEDYVAALMGVADPDAIHRARQRVRKTLASALAEDFLRLYRQHHAVETGCLDPAARNRRRFKNTCLGFIAELETPESFDLCVRQFREARTMTDQIAALGAIVNSANPEKADCLESFYARWRGESLVIDKWFSLQASCHLPGTLERVKALMAHPDFDLRNPNRVRSLIGAFSQANPVNFHAADGSGYQFLGDQIVALDAINPQVAARMLGALTQWRRYDQGRQEAMRRQLQHIAGLAGVSKDVYEVAVKSLA is encoded by the coding sequence ATGCGTGAAGCCACTCCGAAGACCATCTACCTCAAGGACTATCAGCCTCCCGAATATCTGGTCGATGCCATCGATCTGTTCTTCGAGCTGGATCCCCAGGCCACCCGCGTCACTTCCCGGCTGAAACTGCGCCACAATCCGGCGGTGGAAGACTGGCAGCCCGTGCTTACGCTCGACGGCGAACGGCTGGAATTCGAGTCCGCCAAGCTCAACGGACGGATGCTGGGCGAGGGCGAGTACAGCGTCAGCGAGGCCGGACTGGTGATCCACGCAGTGCCGGATCGGCCCTTCGAGCTGGAAATCAGCAACCGGATCGACCCGGAGGCCAACACCGCGCTGGAAGGGTTATACCTGTCCAAGGGGATGTTCTGCACCCAATGCGAACCGCACGGTTTCCGCCGTATCACTTATTACATCGACCGGCCCGACGTCATGTCGCAGTTCACCACGACGATCGTGGCGGACCAGAGCCGTTATCCGGTGCTGCTGTCGAACGGCAATCCGGTCGCACGCGGCGAGCTCAAGAACGGCCGGCACTGGGTCAAGTGGAGGGACCCGTTCAAAAAGCCCTGCTACCTGTTCGCCCTGGTGGGAGGGCAACTGGCCTGTCTGGAAGACCGCTTCGTTACCGCCTCGGGTCGTGAGGTGGCGCTGCAGATTTACGTGGAACCGCAGGATCTGGACAAGTGCGACCACGCCATGCAATCGCTCAAGCATGCGATGCGCTGGGACGAGGATCGCTTCGGCCGTGAGTACGATCTGGACCTCTACATGATCGTTGCCGTCAGTCATTTCAACATGGGGGCGATGGAGAACAAGGGGCTCAACATCTTCAACACCAAATTCGTGCTGGCGCGGCCCGATACCGCGACCGACGCCGACTACGAGCACATCGAGGGCGTCATCGGCCACGAATATTTCCACAACTGGACCGGCAACCGTATTACCTGCCGTGACTGGTTCCAGCTCAGTCTCAAGGAAGGGCTGACGGTGTTCCGCGACCAGGAATTCAGTGCTGATCGCAGTTCGCGCGCCGTCAAGCGTATCGAGGACGTGAACCTGTTGCGGACCCGCCAGTTCGCCGAGGACGCCGGCCCGCTGGCGCATCCGGTGCGGCCGGAGTCGTACATCGAGATCAACAATTTCTACACCCTCACCGTCTACGAAAAGGGCGGAGAGGTGGTGCGGATGATTCAGACCCTGGTCGGTCCTGAGGGTTTCCGCAAGGGCATGGACCTCTATTTCGAGCGCCACGACGGGCAGGCCGTGACCTGCGACGATTTCGTGCGCTGCATGGAGGACGCCAACGCTATCGATCTGAGTCAGTTCCGCTTGTGGTATGCCCAAGCTGGCACTCCGGAACTGCGGCTCGATACGGAATACGATGCGGGTGCCCGGACCCTGCGCTTGTCGGTGCGCCAGTCCTGTCCCCCGACGCCGGGCCAGCCGCTCAAACAGCCTTTCTACATCCCGCTGGCCATCGGCCTCCTGGCGCAGGACGGGCGCGAGTTGGCACTGCGGCTGAGGGGAGAGGCCGAGGGCGGGCCGACCACCCGGGTGTTGCATGTGCGCGAGGCTGAACAGGTCTTTGAATTCATGGATATCCCGGACCGTCCTGTGATTTCCGCCTTGCGCGGATTTTCGGCGCCGGTCCGTTTGAAAATGGAACGCAGCACCGAGGAACTGGCCTTTCTGTTCACCCACGATACCGACGCCTTCAACCGCTGGGATGCAGGCCAGACCTTGGCAGCCCAGGTGATGCTTGGTCTCATCGAGCGCATCCGGGCGGGTGAGAATCCGGAAAGCCTCGATCCGAACCTGGTCGAGGCCTTCCGGAGCGTACTGGCGCAACCGGCGGCGGATCTGTCTTATCAGGCACTGCTGCTGGATCTGCCCTCGGAAGACTACGTCGCCGCTCTGATGGGCGTGGCCGATCCGGACGCCATCCACCGGGCGCGCCAGAGGGTCCGCAAAACATTGGCCTCTGCGCTGGCCGAGGATTTCCTGAGGCTTTACCGGCAGCACCATGCGGTTGAAACGGGTTGCCTCGACCCGGCTGCGAGAAACCGCCGCCGGTTCAAGAATACCTGCCTGGGATTCATCGCCGAGCTGGAGACTCCCGAGTCTTTCGATCTCTGTGTCCGCCAGTTCCGCGAGGCCCGCACCATGACCGACCAGATCGCGGCGCTGGGCGCGATCGTCAACAGCGCCAATCCGGAGAAAGCCGACTGTCTCGAGTCGTTCTACGCCCGCTGGCGGGGGGAGTCCCTGGTCATCGACAAATGGTTCAGCCTGCAGGCGAGCTGTCACCTGCCCGGTACTCTGGAAAGGGTCAAAGCACTGATGGCGCATCCCGATTTCGACCTGCGTAATCCCAACCGCGTGCGTTCGCTGATTGGCGCGTTCTCGCAGGCCAACCCGGTCAATTTCCATGCAGCCGACGGCAGTGGCTACCAATTCTTAGGAGACCAGATCGTCGCTCTCGATGCCATCAATCCGCAGGTCGCCGCCCGCATGCTGGGCGCCCTGACCCAGTGGCGTCGCTACGATCAGGGGCGGCAGGAAGCCATGCGTCGCCAGTTGCAGCACATCGCCGGGCTGGCCGGTGTGTCCAAGGATGTGTACGAAGTGGCGGTCAAGAGTCTGGCGTGA
- a CDS encoding NAD(P)-binding protein encodes MSGPKFSDITLPPDLTGHGRGTGPVRRRRPIYVDLLPPCNSACPAGENIQAWLAEAQAGRYRRAWQILMRDNPMPAVHGRVCYHPCESHCNRNEVDEAVSIHAVERFLGDLALQEGWEVETEAPLSGKRVLVIGAGPSGLSAAYHLVRLGHQVEIFEAGPMAGGMMHFGIPAYRLPRRELEQEIQRIERMGVRIRLNHRVDDVIEEQTTGRFDAVFLAIGAQLSKRVEIPSRDAGKILDAVSFLRQAASGDPPKLGRRVAIYGGGNTAMDAARTAKRLGAEEALIIYRRDREHMPAHPFEADEALEEGVKINWLRSIKQIDQTHIQVEVMRIDEHGYPQPTGKFETLEADALILALGQDTDTAFLHKIPGIRFKDDGTVLVDANLMTGKAGIFAGGDMVPSERTVTVAVGHGKKAARHIDAYLRSTAYTPPPKHPIVGFDKLHVWYLTDADQREQPELDPAVRAYGFDEVVQGLSETEALFEARRCFSCGNCFECDGCYGACPEQAIIKLGPGKRYRYDYDRCTGCAVCYEQCPCHAIEMISEPGA; translated from the coding sequence ATGAGCGGCCCCAAGTTCAGCGACATCACACTCCCGCCCGATCTGACCGGCCACGGCAGAGGCACCGGCCCGGTGCGCCGCCGGCGCCCGATCTACGTCGACCTGCTGCCGCCCTGCAACAGCGCCTGTCCAGCCGGCGAAAACATCCAGGCCTGGCTGGCCGAGGCCCAGGCCGGCCGCTACCGGCGCGCCTGGCAGATCCTGATGCGGGACAACCCGATGCCGGCGGTGCACGGCCGGGTCTGCTACCACCCCTGCGAATCCCATTGCAACCGCAACGAGGTCGACGAAGCGGTGAGCATCCACGCGGTCGAACGTTTCCTAGGCGACCTCGCCCTACAGGAAGGCTGGGAGGTGGAGACTGAAGCGCCGCTTAGCGGCAAGCGGGTGCTGGTGATCGGCGCCGGCCCCAGCGGCCTGTCGGCCGCCTACCATCTCGTCCGCCTGGGACATCAGGTCGAAATCTTCGAGGCCGGCCCCATGGCCGGCGGCATGATGCATTTCGGCATCCCGGCCTACCGCCTGCCCCGTCGCGAACTGGAACAGGAAATCCAGCGCATCGAGCGGATGGGGGTCCGGATCCGTCTCAACCACCGGGTCGATGACGTAATCGAAGAGCAAACCACCGGACGTTTCGACGCCGTCTTCCTCGCCATCGGAGCGCAGTTGAGCAAACGGGTCGAGATCCCCTCCCGCGATGCCGGCAAGATTCTCGACGCAGTGAGTTTTCTACGACAAGCCGCCAGCGGCGATCCGCCGAAACTGGGGCGCCGCGTGGCCATATACGGCGGCGGCAACACCGCCATGGACGCAGCCCGTACCGCCAAACGCCTGGGCGCGGAAGAAGCGCTCATCATCTACCGCCGCGACCGCGAACACATGCCGGCCCATCCGTTCGAGGCCGACGAGGCGCTGGAGGAAGGCGTCAAGATCAACTGGCTGCGCAGCATCAAACAGATCGACCAGACCCACATCCAGGTCGAGGTCATGCGGATCGACGAACACGGCTACCCCCAGCCGACAGGAAAATTCGAGACCCTGGAAGCCGATGCACTGATCCTCGCCCTGGGCCAGGACACCGACACCGCCTTCCTGCACAAGATTCCCGGCATCCGCTTCAAGGATGACGGCACGGTGCTGGTCGATGCCAATCTGATGACCGGCAAGGCCGGCATCTTCGCCGGCGGCGATATGGTGCCCAGCGAGCGCACCGTGACAGTCGCTGTCGGCCATGGCAAGAAGGCCGCCCGCCACATCGACGCCTATCTGCGCAGCACGGCCTATACCCCGCCCCCCAAACATCCCATCGTCGGCTTCGACAAGCTCCACGTCTGGTACCTGACCGACGCGGACCAGCGCGAACAACCCGAGCTCGACCCGGCCGTTCGGGCCTACGGCTTCGACGAGGTCGTGCAGGGCTTGAGCGAAACCGAGGCGCTGTTCGAAGCGCGGCGTTGCTTCTCCTGTGGTAACTGTTTCGAATGCGATGGCTGCTACGGCGCCTGCCCCGAGCAGGCCATCATCAAGCTGGGCCCGGGCAAACGCTACCGCTACGACTACGACCGCTGCACCGGCTGTGCCGTATGCTATGAACAATGCCCCTGCCATGCCATTGAAATGATCAGCGAACCGGGAGCTTGA